A region of Gemmatimonadaceae bacterium DNA encodes the following proteins:
- a CDS encoding carbohydrate kinase family protein translates to MTPRANGAASLGVIGTFVWDTIYGRDPREAPVEEWGGITYALSGLDAALADNWQIVPLIKVGHDLVGRAREFMGTLRHTSPNASLIEVPYPNNRVELRYETSERRSERLTGGIPGWNWLGLKPLLADLDALYINFLSGWELDLETCQLIRQHFRGPIYCDLHMLVMSVLPTGWRALQPLDRVADWCRCFDLLQVNEDEVTMMAADPMELAATALSSGVRCLVVTLGSRGAVYFTDAAFNRIDDCARRPSIGSPAGPIRTALVAPPYVVPQGDPTGCGDVWGATYFSRLLAGDSLADAMRVAHRAAARNAEHRGATGLGHHLRGELITQ, encoded by the coding sequence ATGACACCGCGGGCGAACGGCGCCGCGTCCCTTGGCGTCATCGGCACGTTCGTCTGGGACACGATCTATGGCCGCGACCCTCGCGAGGCGCCGGTCGAGGAGTGGGGCGGCATCACCTACGCGCTCAGCGGACTGGATGCCGCGCTCGCCGACAATTGGCAGATCGTGCCGCTCATCAAAGTCGGGCACGACCTCGTTGGGCGCGCCCGCGAATTCATGGGGACGCTGCGCCATACATCGCCTAACGCATCGCTCATCGAAGTGCCGTACCCCAACAACCGCGTCGAGCTGCGCTACGAGACCAGCGAGCGGCGCTCGGAGCGCCTCACGGGCGGCATTCCGGGATGGAACTGGCTCGGGCTCAAGCCCCTGCTCGCCGACCTCGACGCGCTCTACATCAATTTTCTGAGCGGCTGGGAGCTCGACCTCGAGACCTGCCAGCTCATCAGACAGCATTTCCGCGGGCCGATCTACTGTGATCTGCACATGCTCGTCATGTCGGTGCTGCCCACCGGGTGGCGCGCGCTGCAACCGCTCGACCGCGTCGCCGACTGGTGTCGCTGCTTTGACCTCCTGCAGGTGAACGAAGACGAAGTCACCATGATGGCCGCTGATCCGATGGAGCTCGCGGCCACCGCGCTCTCCTCCGGCGTTCGCTGCCTCGTCGTCACGCTCGGGAGCCGCGGCGCCGTGTACTTCACCGATGCCGCATTCAATCGCATCGACGATTGCGCGCGGCGTCCATCGATCGGCTCGCCGGCCGGCCCCATTCGCACCGCGCTCGTCGCGCCGCCCTACGTCGTGCCGCAGGGCGATCCCACCGGATGCGGCGACGTCTGGGGCGCGACCTACTTTTCCCGTTTGTTGGCAGGTGATAGTTTGGCGGACGCGATGCGCGTGGCTCACCGCGCCGCGGCGCGAAACGCCGAGCACCGCGGCGCCACCGGACTTGGCCATCATCTGCGCGGAGAGCTCATCACTCAATGA